In one window of Chitinophagales bacterium DNA:
- a CDS encoding cell division protein ZapA, whose amino-acid sequence MAELIPVNVVIADRNYRLRIEPADEEMVRKTVKLINDKILEFKTNFAGKDMQDYVSMVLLWFATEQHSSGGVMPELERQEILEGLSKLDGLLTKALQA is encoded by the coding sequence ATGGCAGAACTGATACCTGTAAATGTGGTGATTGCAGATAGAAACTACCGCCTGCGTATTGAACCTGCAGACGAGGAAATGGTGCGTAAAACAGTGAAGCTCATCAACGATAAAATCCTCGAATTCAAAACCAATTTCGCAGGCAAGGATATGCAGGATTATGTGTCAATGGTTTTGCTGTGGTTTGCCACAGAGCAACACAGTTCCGGTGGTGTGATGCCTGAGTTAGAGCGACAAGAAATTCTGGAAGGCTTATCCAAACTAGACGGATTGCTTACAAAAGCATTACAAGCATAA
- a CDS encoding twin-arginine translocase TatA/TatE family subunit, whose translation MGSLGTTEIIIIVLAVLILFGGRKIPEFMKGLGKGIREFNDAKNNVKREIEEGMKEKDKQ comes from the coding sequence ATGGGCAGTTTAGGCACTACTGAGATCATTATCATTGTACTGGCCGTTCTTATTCTTTTCGGTGGAAGAAAGATTCCTGAATTCATGAAAGGTTTGGGTAAGGGTATCCGCGAATTCAACGATGCAAAAAACAACGTGAAGCGCGAGATCGAAGAAGGCATGAAAGAGAAAGACAAGCAGTAA
- the rplS gene encoding 50S ribosomal protein L19 yields the protein MNAAVQFVHEQLTAKRDFPKFKAGDNITVNYKIVEGGKERIQSFRGDVIKLQGNGATASFTVRKISDGVGVERLFPFLSPNIESIQLNKVGKVRRAKLYYLRERSGKSARIKEKRM from the coding sequence ATGAACGCAGCAGTTCAATTTGTACACGAGCAGTTAACAGCTAAGAGAGACTTTCCAAAGTTCAAGGCTGGTGATAATATTACTGTAAACTACAAGATTGTAGAAGGTGGTAAAGAGCGTATCCAGAGCTTCCGCGGCGATGTAATTAAGCTCCAGGGCAACGGTGCTACCGCTTCTTTCACAGTGCGTAAGATTTCTGATGGTGTGGGTGTTGAGCGTTTGTTCCCCTTCCTGTCTCCTAATATCGAGTCTATCCAGCTGAACAAAGTTGGTAAGGTTCGTCGCGCTAAGCTGTACTACCTCCGCGAGCGTAGCGGTAAGAGCGCACGTATCAAGGAAAAGCGTATGTAA
- a CDS encoding cobalamin-dependent protein (Presence of a B(12) (cobalamin)-binding domain implies dependence on cobalamin itself, in one of its several forms, or in some unusual lineages, dependence on a cobalamin-like analog.) gives MPLDSPTHISKTILNRQQEIANNAWQLQCLLYPELELKYTGTLREKYLEDIHYHLQYLYEALQAYDKNLFTHYVHWINSVLTSRHIPTKELIDNLSCIKNVLRQFLNDEEYSLASLYLEEAVDILKRQIKQDTPDILQHSAMQHERKHYLHLLLNQERHAAYSYIHALVNKKYSLQDIYLHVFQAAQYEIGQRWQENKLSVAQEHYCTAVTQQIMCSLLPQIFSTPKKQMHMLACCTSGELHELGLRMVADFFELDGWDTCFLGANTPEQAVVDMIEQQHFDIIAISTTMTFHLDRVRSTIKKIRSFESSKNTKIIVGGNPFNIGTGLWKNVGADAYAGNAQEAVAVANLICTTALA, from the coding sequence ATGCCCTTAGACAGTCCAACGCATATCAGTAAAACCATCCTAAACCGGCAACAAGAAATTGCCAATAACGCTTGGCAATTACAATGTCTGCTTTATCCTGAACTTGAGCTGAAGTACACAGGTACATTGAGGGAAAAATATCTGGAGGATATTCATTATCACCTGCAATACTTGTATGAAGCTTTACAAGCATACGATAAAAACCTGTTCACCCATTATGTCCATTGGATAAATAGCGTCTTAACCAGCAGGCATATTCCGACCAAAGAACTCATAGATAATTTAAGCTGCATCAAGAATGTGCTTAGACAATTCCTGAACGATGAAGAATATAGTTTAGCCAGTCTGTATCTGGAAGAAGCGGTTGATATCTTAAAAAGACAGATAAAACAGGATACACCAGACATACTCCAACATTCGGCAATGCAGCATGAACGTAAACATTATCTGCATTTATTGCTGAATCAGGAACGCCATGCCGCTTATTCATACATACATGCATTAGTAAACAAAAAGTATAGCCTTCAGGATATTTACTTGCATGTTTTCCAGGCTGCCCAGTATGAAATTGGCCAACGATGGCAGGAAAACAAACTGTCGGTTGCACAGGAACATTATTGTACGGCAGTAACACAACAAATCATGTGCAGTTTATTGCCACAAATCTTCAGTACTCCCAAAAAGCAGATGCACATGCTTGCTTGCTGTACTTCTGGCGAACTGCATGAACTTGGTTTGCGTATGGTAGCAGATTTTTTTGAACTGGATGGATGGGACACTTGCTTCTTAGGTGCCAATACACCAGAACAGGCAGTAGTAGATATGATAGAACAACAACACTTCGACATCATTGCTATTTCCACTACCATGACTTTTCATCTGGATCGTGTAAGATCAACAATCAAAAAAATACGGTCATTTGAGTCAAGTAAAAACACCAAAATCATCGTCGGGGGAAACCCTTTTAATATTGGAACAGGGCTCTGGAAAAACGTGGGCGCAGATGCCTATGCAGGCAATGCACAAGAAGCTGTAGCTGTTGCCAATTTAATTTGTACAACTGCGCTTGCATGA
- a CDS encoding phenylalanine--tRNA ligase subunit beta yields the protein MTISYHWLSEFLPEQIEPERLSRILTSIGLEVESMEAYESIRGGLKGVVIGEVLTCEQHPNADKLKITTVNIGADAPLQVVCGAANVAAGQKVAVATVGTTIYPTEGEPLTMKVAKIRGVESHGMICAEDELGLGSSHAGIMVLPDTLVPGTPAAEYFEVYQDWVYEIGLTPNRMDAMSHLGVARDVCAYLTHHNKQETRPKQTYANGFKADTTDLPIAVRIDNPEACARYAGVSISGVTVQPSPAWLKNKLQAIGVRPINNIVDVTNYILHETGQPLHAFDAAAITGNQVIVRCLEECTAFITLDDKERKLSAEDLMICDGNNTPMCIGGVFGGAKSGVQDTTTAIFLESAWFHPVSIRKSSMRHGLRTDAATRFEKGVDISNTVNVLKRAALLIKEVAGGNISSDVVDVYPTPKEKTEVALKYHFLKKLSGKNYHPDAVKRILTSLGFEIAKEGMDEIRLTVPYHKPDISLPADIVEEILRIDGLDSIDIPVSITISPSVEAHGWKESLKEKIAGYLTGQGFHEILTNSITNSKYFDEATLGTTVKMLNNLSADLDVLRPSMLQSGLECIAYNINRKNTNLQLFEFGKTYATNGPGDYSETAHLAVYITGNNHEDNWHEKAAAHDFYRLKGLAAAIPALAGISDVAVKAAEQGHDFDLCAGKQVLGKLSIVSGAVLKGFDIRQQVYFLDIDLALLFKLAAKHKITYAEVSKFPAVQRDLAMVVNRSTTYAALEQVVKQTKISRLTDMRLFDVFESDKLGADKKSMAISFTFLDEEKTMTDKEIDTMVGKLIQAFEKELGAEIRK from the coding sequence ATGACGATCAGCTATCATTGGTTAAGTGAATTTTTGCCCGAGCAGATAGAGCCGGAGCGGTTATCCCGCATCCTAACATCCATTGGATTGGAAGTGGAAAGTATGGAAGCTTATGAGAGCATCCGTGGCGGACTAAAGGGTGTAGTGATTGGTGAAGTGCTCACCTGCGAGCAACATCCCAATGCAGATAAGCTCAAAATTACCACTGTAAATATTGGTGCTGATGCGCCATTGCAGGTTGTTTGTGGCGCAGCAAATGTGGCTGCCGGACAAAAAGTGGCGGTAGCAACTGTTGGCACCACGATTTATCCAACAGAAGGCGAACCACTCACGATGAAAGTGGCCAAGATTCGAGGAGTAGAAAGTCATGGTATGATCTGCGCCGAAGATGAATTGGGTTTGGGTAGCAGTCACGCAGGTATTATGGTCTTACCGGATACTTTGGTGCCCGGTACACCAGCTGCGGAGTATTTTGAAGTCTATCAGGATTGGGTATATGAAATCGGCCTCACACCTAACCGTATGGATGCCATGAGTCATTTGGGAGTGGCACGCGATGTATGCGCTTATCTTACACACCATAACAAACAGGAGACCAGACCTAAGCAAACTTATGCGAATGGTTTCAAGGCAGATACAACCGATTTGCCCATTGCAGTGCGTATTGATAATCCGGAAGCTTGTGCTCGTTATGCGGGTGTAAGTATTTCTGGCGTTACTGTACAACCTTCACCAGCTTGGTTGAAAAACAAATTGCAAGCTATTGGTGTAAGACCAATCAACAATATAGTAGACGTTACGAATTATATCCTGCATGAAACTGGACAGCCCTTGCATGCTTTTGATGCTGCAGCTATCACCGGTAATCAGGTTATCGTGCGTTGTTTGGAAGAATGTACGGCTTTCATCACTTTAGATGATAAAGAAAGAAAGCTGAGTGCAGAGGATTTGATGATTTGCGATGGTAACAACACACCCATGTGTATCGGTGGTGTATTTGGTGGTGCTAAGAGCGGTGTGCAGGATACCACTACAGCAATCTTCTTAGAGAGTGCATGGTTTCATCCGGTAAGTATTCGTAAGAGTTCCATGAGACATGGATTACGTACAGATGCTGCCACACGTTTTGAAAAAGGCGTGGATATTTCTAATACAGTGAATGTGTTGAAGCGCGCTGCTTTATTGATCAAAGAGGTAGCGGGTGGTAATATCAGTTCAGATGTAGTGGATGTATATCCTACGCCAAAAGAAAAAACAGAAGTTGCACTGAAATATCATTTTCTGAAAAAGCTGAGTGGTAAGAATTATCACCCAGATGCAGTAAAGCGTATTCTTACCAGCTTAGGTTTTGAGATTGCGAAAGAGGGTATGGATGAGATTCGCCTCACCGTGCCGTATCATAAACCAGACATTAGTTTGCCTGCTGATATCGTAGAAGAGATTCTGCGTATAGATGGTTTAGATAGCATTGACATTCCTGTCAGCATCACTATTTCACCATCAGTGGAAGCACATGGCTGGAAAGAAAGCCTGAAAGAAAAGATTGCCGGTTATTTAACTGGTCAGGGTTTTCATGAGATACTCACCAACTCCATTACCAATAGCAAGTATTTTGATGAAGCCACATTGGGTACAACCGTGAAGATGCTCAATAACCTCAGTGCTGATCTGGATGTATTGAGACCATCCATGTTGCAAAGTGGGTTGGAGTGTATTGCATATAATATCAATCGTAAGAATACCAATCTGCAATTGTTTGAGTTTGGTAAGACCTATGCTACCAATGGTCCCGGCGACTACAGTGAAACAGCGCATCTGGCTGTTTACATCACTGGTAATAATCACGAAGACAATTGGCATGAGAAAGCGGCAGCCCATGATTTCTATCGTTTGAAAGGTTTGGCAGCTGCTATTCCTGCTTTAGCGGGCATCAGCGATGTTGCAGTGAAAGCAGCCGAGCAGGGTCATGATTTTGATTTGTGTGCAGGTAAGCAAGTGTTGGGTAAACTATCCATTGTTTCTGGTGCTGTATTGAAGGGCTTTGATATTCGTCAGCAAGTGTATTTCCTGGATATTGATTTGGCCCTGCTGTTCAAGCTGGCTGCTAAGCACAAAATCACTTATGCAGAAGTATCCAAATTCCCAGCGGTACAGCGCGATTTAGCCATGGTGGTGAATCGTTCAACGACCTATGCTGCATTGGAGCAGGTAGTGAAGCAAACCAAGATTAGCCGTCTGACCGACATGCGTTTATTTGATGTGTTTGAAAGCGATAAGCTGGGTGCAGATAAAAAATCTATGGCCATTAGTTTTACTTTCTTAGATGAAGAAAAAACCATGACCGATAAAGAGATTGATACAATGGTAGGCAAACTGATTCAGGCTTTTGAAAAAGAGCTGGGTGCAGAAATCCGTAAATAG
- the rny gene encoding ribonuclease Y yields the protein MDPIIIAVISGVVALIAGVVAGKFLFAKDTKKRIEEAELQAQTIIKEAGIRAETIKKEKQLEAKERFVQLKAEHDREVNDRNRKINEAENRIKQKEVSINQKEASLDKQIKENEAIKENLNRQLEVVAHKRTELEKHQEEHIRRLEKIANLSAEDARAQLIESLKQEAATRALALQQEIIEDARQKANKEARKIVIQTIQRTAAEQTIENTVTVFHLETDEIKGQIIGREGRNIRAIEAATGVDLIVDDTPEAIVLSSFDPLRREIARLSLQRLVADGRIHPARIEEVVEKTRKQLEEQVMEIGERTVIELGIHGLHKELVRVVGKMRFRSSYGQNLLMHSREVANLCGIMAAELGLNPKLAKRAGLLHDIGKVPDEETELSHALLGAKLAEKYGENPAVVNAIGAHHDEMEMQYVISPIIQACDAISGARPGARREIMQQYIQRIKDLENLALGYQGVEKAYAIQAGRELRVIVEAEKVTDGDSDKLSFDIAQKIQTEMTYPGQIKVTVIREKRAVNVAR from the coding sequence ATGGATCCCATCATTATAGCCGTGATCAGCGGCGTTGTCGCACTCATCGCAGGTGTTGTAGCGGGTAAATTTCTCTTTGCCAAAGACACCAAAAAAAGGATAGAAGAGGCTGAATTACAGGCTCAAACAATCATCAAAGAGGCAGGCATCCGTGCTGAAACCATCAAAAAGGAGAAGCAACTGGAAGCCAAAGAGCGTTTTGTGCAGTTGAAGGCCGAGCACGACCGCGAGGTAAATGATCGCAATAGAAAGATCAACGAAGCCGAAAATCGTATCAAGCAAAAAGAAGTTTCCATCAATCAGAAAGAAGCTTCTCTGGACAAGCAAATCAAGGAAAACGAAGCCATCAAAGAAAACCTGAACCGCCAGCTGGAAGTTGTGGCACACAAACGCACTGAGCTGGAAAAGCATCAGGAAGAGCATATTCGCCGACTGGAAAAGATTGCCAACCTAAGTGCTGAAGATGCGCGTGCTCAGCTGATTGAAAGCTTGAAGCAGGAAGCGGCTACCCGTGCCTTGGCTTTACAGCAGGAAATCATTGAAGACGCCCGCCAGAAAGCCAATAAGGAAGCGCGTAAGATTGTGATTCAAACCATTCAGCGTACTGCTGCAGAGCAGACGATTGAAAATACAGTGACTGTATTCCATCTGGAAACAGATGAAATCAAAGGCCAGATCATCGGTCGAGAAGGCCGTAATATCCGCGCCATCGAAGCAGCAACCGGTGTTGACTTGATTGTGGATGATACTCCTGAAGCGATTGTATTGTCTTCATTCGATCCATTGCGTCGTGAAATTGCTCGCTTGAGCTTGCAAAGACTGGTTGCCGATGGTCGTATCCACCCTGCCCGTATTGAGGAAGTGGTAGAAAAGACCCGTAAGCAATTAGAAGAGCAGGTGATGGAAATCGGTGAAAGAACCGTAATCGAACTGGGTATTCATGGTCTGCATAAGGAGCTGGTGCGTGTGGTTGGTAAAATGCGTTTCCGTTCTTCTTACGGACAAAACCTGCTGATGCATAGCCGTGAAGTAGCCAATTTGTGCGGTATCATGGCAGCTGAATTAGGCCTCAATCCTAAATTGGCCAAACGTGCAGGTCTCTTACACGATATTGGTAAAGTGCCTGATGAAGAAACCGAGCTGAGCCATGCTTTGTTGGGTGCTAAACTGGCTGAGAAATACGGGGAAAACCCTGCAGTGGTGAATGCCATCGGCGCCCACCACGATGAAATGGAAATGCAATATGTGATTTCACCCATCATTCAGGCCTGTGACGCCATCAGTGGTGCCAGACCGGGTGCTCGTCGCGAAATCATGCAGCAATATATCCAGCGTATCAAGGATCTGGAGAACTTAGCCCTTGGTTATCAAGGTGTTGAAAAGGCATATGCCATCCAGGCTGGTCGTGAATTACGTGTAATCGTGGAAGCAGAGAAAGTAACGGATGGAGATAGCGATAAGCTGAGCTTTGATATTGCCCAGAAAATCCAGACAGAAATGACTTATCCGGGACAGATCAAAGTAACCGTGATTCGCGAGAAGCGTGCGGTGAACGTGGCCCGATAG
- the gatA gene encoding Asp-tRNA(Asn)/Glu-tRNA(Gln) amidotransferase subunit GatA — protein MFRFTTIKDYHSDLLNGLTTCVEAVQHYLHTCSNQASLNAWLELFPEEALASAAVLDAERIAGKPLKPLHGVVIGIKDVLAYQGHSMSAASKILKQYTAVYNATAVVRLLEAGAIILGRQNCDEFAMGSSNEHSAFGAVRNALDTNRVPGGSSGGSAVAVQADMCMLSLGSDTGGSVRQPADFCGIIGMKPSYGRISRYGLIAYASSFDQIGIFAKQIEDVALALEVIAGEDAFDSTVSAQPVPAYSVEIESKSDQPMRLAYSPQMLQHPGLDPVIREGMEAFIKNLTAQGHIVEPVDFELLEYIVPTYYILTTAEASSNLSRYDGVRFGHRSDVSTDDLTDLYKRSRSEGFGKEVKKRILLGTFVLSEGYFDAYFTKAQQVRRLLTDQIQQVFTQYDGFISPTVPSTAWAFGEKSQDPVEMYLADIYTVLANLVGCPAVSLPLFQHPNGLPYGLQLMTSPFSEVSLLRLSKKLLELAGK, from the coding sequence TTGTTCCGTTTTACAACCATCAAAGACTATCATTCAGACTTATTGAACGGCCTCACCACTTGCGTGGAGGCCGTTCAGCATTATCTGCATACCTGTAGTAATCAAGCATCACTCAATGCTTGGCTGGAATTGTTTCCTGAGGAAGCACTGGCCAGTGCTGCAGTATTAGATGCAGAACGGATTGCAGGCAAGCCATTGAAGCCCTTACATGGCGTAGTTATTGGCATTAAAGATGTATTGGCATATCAGGGACATTCAATGTCTGCTGCATCCAAGATTTTGAAGCAATATACTGCTGTGTACAACGCTACTGCAGTAGTAAGGCTGCTTGAAGCCGGTGCCATTATTCTTGGCCGACAAAACTGCGATGAATTTGCCATGGGCAGCAGCAATGAACACTCTGCTTTTGGTGCGGTCAGGAATGCGCTGGATACCAATCGTGTGCCTGGAGGTTCTTCAGGAGGCTCTGCAGTAGCGGTTCAAGCGGATATGTGTATGCTGAGTTTGGGCAGTGATACCGGTGGGTCTGTTCGCCAGCCAGCAGATTTCTGTGGCATCATTGGTATGAAACCCAGCTATGGACGTATTTCTCGCTACGGACTCATTGCTTATGCATCTTCTTTTGACCAGATTGGCATTTTCGCTAAGCAGATTGAAGATGTAGCGCTTGCCTTAGAAGTAATAGCAGGCGAAGATGCATTTGATAGTACAGTTTCCGCACAGCCGGTACCTGCTTATTCAGTAGAAATTGAGTCCAAATCAGACCAACCCATGCGGCTGGCCTACAGTCCGCAAATGCTGCAACACCCCGGTTTAGACCCAGTAATTCGGGAAGGAATGGAGGCGTTTATCAAAAATTTAACAGCCCAAGGTCATATCGTAGAACCTGTTGATTTTGAACTACTTGAGTACATTGTTCCTACTTACTATATTTTAACAACTGCGGAGGCTTCCAGCAATCTTTCGCGCTATGATGGGGTTAGGTTTGGGCATCGTTCGGATGTTTCAACTGATGATTTGACAGACCTGTATAAGCGTTCCAGATCTGAAGGTTTTGGCAAAGAGGTGAAGAAGCGTATCCTGCTTGGTACCTTTGTGCTGAGTGAGGGCTATTTCGATGCTTATTTTACTAAGGCTCAGCAAGTTAGAAGATTGCTGACCGATCAAATACAGCAGGTATTTACCCAATATGATGGCTTCATCAGCCCCACTGTTCCATCTACTGCCTGGGCTTTTGGCGAAAAGAGCCAAGACCCGGTAGAAATGTACCTGGCTGACATTTATACAGTGCTGGCCAACCTGGTGGGTTGCCCTGCTGTTTCCCTGCCATTGTTCCAACACCCCAATGGGCTGCCCTATGGGCTCCAACTCATGACTTCTCCTTTCAGCGAGGTATCTTTGCTCCGCCTTTCCAAAAAGCTTCTTGAGCTCGCCGGAAAGTAA
- the dnaB gene encoding replicative DNA helicase — protein MDLTGLNKDRKTRRKAGVDLSTMVYGKVPPQAKELEEAVLGAIMLEKSAFDTVTEILKPECFYVEANQLIYRAMQGLQQKSMPIDILTVVEELKMREQLDMVGGPYYVTKLTNAVVSTANIDAHARIVLQKFIQRELIRISGEIIGDAYEDSTDVFDLLDESEGKMFNITNNYLKKNFEDIGNVLAKTINRIDELRNRKEDISGVTSGFASMDRVTYGWQRTDLIILAARPAVGKTAFALNLARNAALNPIKPTPVGFFSLEMSAAQLVQRILSAESEILMEKISRGKLEDYEYQQLHTKGIKRLEQAPLYIDDTAALNIFEFRAKARRLVNKHNVGLIIIDYLQLMSGSGERNMNREQEISNISRSLKALAKELNIPIIALSQLSRAVETRKESKMPQLSDLRESGAIEQDADMVMFIYRPEYYEIGTNEMGESTKGETHVRIAKHRNGGLETIKFKANLAIQKFDEWDEGPGNLGPGSWKPVGPSATPGAGNEGGRFFIQSSKMNGGEFDDGMDNEVPPF, from the coding sequence ATGGATCTTACCGGACTCAATAAAGACAGAAAGACGAGAAGAAAAGCAGGCGTTGATCTTAGTACCATGGTGTATGGTAAAGTACCGCCCCAGGCAAAGGAATTGGAAGAAGCCGTACTGGGTGCCATCATGCTGGAGAAAAGTGCTTTTGATACAGTTACTGAAATCCTGAAGCCGGAATGTTTTTACGTTGAAGCCAACCAACTTATTTACCGAGCCATGCAGGGCCTGCAGCAAAAAAGCATGCCCATCGATATCCTTACTGTTGTTGAGGAACTGAAAATGCGTGAGCAACTGGATATGGTGGGCGGCCCTTACTATGTTACCAAGCTCACCAATGCGGTTGTATCTACTGCCAATATTGATGCCCACGCACGTATTGTGTTGCAGAAATTCATACAGCGTGAACTGATCCGTATCAGCGGTGAAATCATTGGCGATGCATATGAAGACAGCACCGATGTATTCGATTTGCTGGATGAAAGTGAGGGTAAGATGTTCAATATCACCAACAATTACCTGAAGAAGAACTTTGAGGATATTGGTAATGTATTGGCAAAAACCATTAACCGTATTGATGAACTGCGTAACCGCAAGGAAGACATCTCCGGTGTTACCAGTGGTTTTGCTTCTATGGATCGTGTGACTTATGGCTGGCAGCGTACCGACTTAATCATTCTCGCTGCACGTCCTGCCGTGGGTAAAACTGCATTTGCGCTGAACCTCGCACGTAACGCGGCATTAAATCCGATAAAGCCTACACCTGTTGGTTTCTTCTCTTTGGAAATGAGTGCTGCACAGTTGGTACAACGTATCCTGAGTGCAGAGAGTGAGATACTAATGGAAAAAATTTCGCGTGGTAAACTGGAAGATTACGAATACCAGCAATTGCATACCAAGGGTATCAAACGCTTGGAACAAGCCCCACTCTATATTGATGATACTGCGGCTTTGAACATTTTTGAATTCCGTGCCAAAGCCAGGCGATTGGTGAACAAACACAATGTAGGTTTAATCATCATCGACTATCTGCAATTAATGAGTGGCTCTGGCGAACGTAATATGAACCGTGAACAGGAAATCAGTAATATCTCTCGTTCACTAAAAGCCTTGGCCAAAGAATTGAATATCCCCATCATAGCATTGAGCCAGTTGAGCCGTGCAGTAGAAACCAGAAAGGAAAGCAAGATGCCGCAATTGAGTGACCTCCGTGAATCGGGTGCCATTGAACAGGATGCGGATATGGTGATGTTCATTTATCGTCCTGAATACTACGAAATTGGTACCAATGAAATGGGCGAAAGTACCAAGGGCGAAACCCACGTACGTATTGCCAAGCACCGTAATGGTGGCTTGGAAACCATTAAGTTCAAAGCCAATCTGGCCATTCAAAAATTCGATGAATGGGATGAAGGTCCGGGTAATCTCGGTCCCGGTAGCTGGAAACCCGTTGGTCCATCAGCCACACCCGGTGCAGGTAATGAAGGCGGTCGCTTCTTCATTCAGAGCAGTAAGATGAATGGTGGCGAGTTCGACGATGGCATGGATAACGAAGTACCACCCTTCTAA
- a CDS encoding lytic transglycosylase domain-containing protein, translated as MRWFGISINSSVSVARVSLVAFAFVAGAVGTMSFREGMDPLFGRIGKDTSDLSNDKTAFKSLFTNNRFDPSSPYSAQLNPRAIGFVQDYIRKQGKEMERMKTWGKPYFDLYDNILSQYGLPKEMKYLSVIESHLKPGLVSWAGAAGPWQLMPYEARRFGLRTGGMLDERTDYYKSTHAAARLIKELYTEFGDWLLVVAAYNGGAGRVKNAIKKTGSRDFWDLQYYLPEETRTHVKKFIATHFIFEGSGGWTTMTAEETELHKASLAKMDAAEQLTAEEMANTAVVEVSGRYHSVVVSNQLLMDIQQFNKWNPGFDKTLAEGKKYPMRLSKERAVVFEARKGQILIESVRALLEGRING; from the coding sequence ATGCGTTGGTTTGGTATCAGTATCAATAGTTCTGTAAGCGTGGCCAGGGTTTCTCTGGTGGCTTTTGCCTTTGTGGCCGGAGCTGTAGGTACTATGTCCTTTCGTGAAGGCATGGATCCTTTATTTGGACGTATTGGGAAAGATACATCTGATCTAAGCAACGATAAAACGGCGTTCAAAAGCCTCTTTACAAATAATCGTTTTGATCCAAGTAGTCCGTACAGCGCACAACTCAATCCAAGAGCTATCGGATTTGTACAGGATTATATTCGAAAGCAAGGTAAGGAAATGGAGCGCATGAAAACCTGGGGTAAGCCTTATTTCGACTTATACGATAATATCCTCTCACAATATGGTCTGCCCAAGGAAATGAAGTACTTGAGTGTGATTGAAAGCCATCTCAAGCCTGGCTTGGTGTCATGGGCCGGAGCAGCTGGTCCCTGGCAGTTAATGCCTTATGAGGCGAGACGCTTTGGTTTAAGAACAGGCGGTATGCTGGATGAACGTACCGATTATTACAAGAGCACCCATGCTGCAGCAAGACTAATCAAGGAATTGTATACAGAGTTTGGCGATTGGTTACTGGTGGTTGCCGCGTATAATGGCGGTGCCGGACGCGTAAAGAATGCCATCAAGAAAACGGGTAGTCGTGATTTCTGGGATTTGCAATACTATTTACCTGAAGAAACCAGAACCCACGTAAAGAAATTTATCGCTACGCATTTCATCTTTGAGGGTAGTGGTGGCTGGACGACAATGACGGCTGAAGAAACGGAATTACACAAAGCTAGTTTGGCTAAAATGGATGCTGCGGAACAATTGACTGCAGAAGAAATGGCCAATACAGCCGTGGTGGAAGTAAGCGGTCGTTATCATTCTGTAGTTGTTTCCAATCAATTGCTCATGGATATTCAGCAATTCAATAAATGGAATCCCGGCTTTGATAAAACTTTAGCAGAAGGTAAAAAATACCCCATGCGTTTAAGCAAAGAACGTGCTGTGGTATTTGAAGCAAGAAAAGGACAGATACTGATTGAATCTGTACGTGCTTTATTAGAAGGCCGAATCAATGGCTGA